The Verrucomicrobiia bacterium DNA window GACCCGCCAGCGCCAGGCCTTCGATGCCGTGTTCGCCCGGCTTGAACGCCCGGAAGTCCGCGCCCTCGATGCCACCATCGCCGAACGCCGGGCCGCCCTGAATGCGCTGTCCGATGCCGCCGAAAGTCCCTCCAACGGCTACCACAGCGCCGTCGAACCCCGACCCGACGTCCTCAAATGGGTCCAGGTGGATCTCGCCGAACCCCGGCCCATCACCGAAATCCGCCTGGTCCCCGCCCGCCCCACCGATTTCCCCGACACCCCCGGGTTCGGGTTCCCAGTCCGCTTCCGCGTCGAGGCCGATGACGACCCGGCCTTCCCCGACCCACGCCTGGTGGCCGATCACACGACCACCGACTTCACCAATCCTGGCGACGAACCTGTGGTGTTCCCCACCCCGGCCCTCCGCGCCCGCGTGATTCGCATCACCGCCACCCGCCTCTGGGAACGCACCGCCGACTACGCCTTCGCCCTCGCCGAACTCCAGGTCCTCTCCGGCTCCGACAACCTCGCCCTCTGGGCCCCCGTCCAGGCACTCGACTCAATCGAAAGCGGTCGTTGGGGCCGCGCCCGCCTGGTCGACGGCTTCGACAGCCGCCAGCGCCTGGGCAGCCCGCCCGAATCCGCGACCCTCGCCGCCCGCCGCCAGGATCTCCGCAACGCCATCGAAACCCTCCGCCTACAACGCCTCGAAACCCTCGTCGCCGCCCTCCCACCCGCCGCCCAAGCCGACTACCGGCAGATCGTCGCACGCCTCGCCGAAATCGAACGCGACCTCACCGCTCTGCCTCCGCCCGAATGGGTGTACGCCGCCACGTCCGACTTCACGCCCATGGGCTCGTTCCGGCCGCCCGACGGCCCCCGCACCGTCCACTTCCTGCGCCGCGGCGACGTGCGGGCCCCGATGGAACCGGCAACCCCGGGCGCCCTTTCCACCTTCCCGTGGCTGTCCAGTGAACTCCCTCTCGAACCCGGCGCCGAGTCCTCCGAGGCCCCGCGCCGCGCCGCCCTCGCCCGCTGGCTCACCGATCCCCGCAACACCCAGCTCCGACGCTCGATCGTCAATCGCGTCTGGCACTACCACTTCGGGCGCGGCCTCGTCGATACCCCTGGCGACTTCGGATGGATGGGCGGCACCCCGTCCCACCCGGAACTCCTCGACTGGCTCACCCACCGGTTCCAGAACTCCGGCGAATCCTTCAAGGACCTCCACCGCCTCATTCTCACCAGTGCCACCTGGCGCCAGGCTTCCTCACCCCACCCCGAGGCCGAACGCGCCGATGCCGACAACCGCCTTCTCGCCCGCATGAACCGCCTCCGCCTCGACGCCGAATCCCTCCGCGACGCCCTCCTCGCCGTCAGCGGAGAACTCGATCCCGCCATGGGCGGTCCCAGCGCCCAACAGTTCCTCTTCCAGGACGATCACTCCCCCGTGTACGACTACACACGCTTCGAAGTGGACAGCCCCGCCGCCGCCCGCCGCAGCATCTATCGCTTCATCGTCCGCAGCGTCCC harbors:
- a CDS encoding DUF1549 domain-containing protein, which produces MATFLVTAAIDPGRLPPAASHPVDFVTDIRPIFETRCYSCHGPDRQRSGLRLDVRAAALGGGDLGPSILPGNGDESPFLHYVARLVEGMEMPPSGDPLNDAEIGLLRAWIDAGAHWPDGIDAAELHDKSDHWAFKPVLHPTPPEVRNASWPRTPIDRFILARLETEGLSPSPEADRRTLIRRLSFSVRGLPPTPDEVRDFVQDPDPHAYERLVDRLLASPQYGERWARHWLDIVHYGESHGYDKDKPRPNAWPYRDYVIRAFNIDKPYSRFVEEQLAGDVLFPDDPDGVVALGFLAAGPWDFVGHVELPESKTDGLIARYNDRDDMVMTAMSTFLSLTVHCARCHDHKFDPIPQRDYYALQAVFAGVDRADRPYDRDPETHRQRQSLSRETKDLTRQRQAFDAVFARLERPEVRALDATIAERRAALNALSDAAESPSNGYHSAVEPRPDVLKWVQVDLAEPRPITEIRLVPARPTDFPDTPGFGFPVRFRVEADDDPAFPDPRLVADHTTTDFTNPGDEPVVFPTPALRARVIRITATRLWERTADYAFALAELQVLSGSDNLALWAPVQALDSIESGRWGRARLVDGFDSRQRLGSPPESATLAARRQDLRNAIETLRLQRLETLVAALPPAAQADYRQIVARLAEIERDLTALPPPEWVYAATSDFTPMGSFRPPDGPRTVHFLRRGDVRAPMEPATPGALSTFPWLSSELPLEPGAESSEAPRRAALARWLTDPRNTQLRRSIVNRVWHYHFGRGLVDTPGDFGWMGGTPSHPELLDWLTHRFQNSGESFKDLHRLILTSATWRQASSPHPEAERADADNRLLARMNRLRLDAESLRDALLAVSGELDPAMGGPSAQQFLFQDDHSPVYDYTRFEVDSPAAARRSIYRFIVRSVPDPFMDTMDCPDPSILTDRRTETLTPLQALALLNNPFVLRQAERFADRVAAGQPSTPDRIRRAVELAFLRPATDSEIDRLGAYADQHGLPSACRLLLNSNEFTFLD